DNA sequence from the Streptomyces sp. HUAS 15-9 genome:
GGGCTTGTAGCATGGTGGCCGAAGCCGGAGGGACCGATCATGCACGCCGAGACCGACGCGGCCGCGCTGGAAAACGCCGCGCGAGAGTTCGTCGCGGTGCGGCCGCAGCTTTTCGGAATCGCGTACCGCGTACTGGGCAGTCGCGTCGAAGCCGAGGACGTCATTCAGGAGACATGGCTTCGGTGGCAGAACACCGACCGCGGCGGCGTACGTGAGCCGATGGCGTTCCTGACCACGGTCACGGCCCGACTCGCCATCAGTTCCGCCCAGTCCGCCAGGGTTCGGCGGGAGTCGTACGTCGGCCCCTGGCTGCCCGAACCGGTCGACACCGGCCAGGATCCACAACTGGGCGCGGAAAAGGCGGAGGCGCTGGAACTGGCGGTTCTCTTTCTTCTGGAGAAGACGAATCCGGTGGAACGGGCCGCTTATGTTCTGCGGGAGGCCTTCGATTATCCCTACCGGCAGATCGCGGAAATTCTGAAAACCAGCCAGGCAAACGCGCGCCAATTCGTCAGCCGTGCCCGGAAACATCTGGCGGCCGAACGCAGGAAACCGGTCGGCCCGGACGAGCACCGGCGTCTGCTGGAGGCATTTCTCGGCGCGGCCCGGACGGGCGACATGTCCGCGCTGGAGGACGTTCTCGCCTCGGATGTCGTCAGCTATTCCGACGGCGGCGGGGTGCGCGGAGCATCCAGGATTCCGGTCGTCGGACGCTCCCGTGTGGCCAGGTACCTCGTGGCCTTCGCGCCGCGTTTCTGGGACGGGGCGGACATCCGGTGGGTCGAGGCCAACGGCCGTCCTGCCGTCCTCGTCTCCGCGCACGACGGCACGGTCGCGCTGCTGTCCGTCGACGTGTCGGCGCAGGGCGTCGAACGGATCATGTGGGTGATGAACCCGGCCAAGTTCGATCCGTACGTGGCCTCTCTCGGCGGCTGACGCGTCGTACCGAAACGCTCCCGCGCCCGGGCTCAGGCTATCGCGCCCGCCGTCGCCAGCAGTTCCGGTGCGTTGCCGTGGAACGTCTCGACGAGCTGGGCCAGTACCGCCCAGGCGTCCTCGCGGTCGCCCAAGTGGTCGTGGACGAGCGGGCGCAGGGCTTGCTCGGCCTCCTCGACGCGGGCCGGGAACAGTACATGACCCATGGAGAGGACCTGGAGGACGTGTACGGCGGGGCCGTGGGCCGTCGCGTACTCGGCCGGGCCCTCGAGCACACCCGCCCCGCGGACCCGGTGGGTGAACTTGCGGTGCGAGCCGAACCGCTCGCGCAGCGCGGGCGGGCAGTCCGGGCGTACGGACAGCGCCCAGCGCGCGTACCCGGGCAGTGGACGCTCGCCGTGCGCCTCGGCGACCGCCGCCCAGTCGGTGCGCGTCAGGACCATGGACCCGGCCGCCCGGGCCTGTTGAAGGGACGTCGCTTCCCGCAGCGCGCCCACGAGGCCGTGCCGCACATAGCTCTCGGGCACCTCGGGTTCCTCGCCCGGCAGGGTGGGGTGCACCGGGACCGGCTCGGTGCGCCCGGGACCGAACGGCACGCCCCGCGCGATGGCCCGGCGCAGCGCGGTGTCGGTGCCGATGGACTGCCACACCACCGCGTTGAGGTCCGGGTCGTCCTGCTGAAGGACCCACAGCACCACCGAGGACGGCAGCACATTGGCCCAGGCCCACGCCCGGTCGAGCCGGCGCAGGACCGCCGTGGGGTGCTCGGGGCCGGGCAGGCCGGTCCGCGTCCGGATCCGTCCGGCGGTTTCCTCGTCGATCAGGCCGAGGAGAAAGCCGACTGCCTGCTCCGCCCTGGTGTGGTCACGCATGTCGGCATGATGCCGCAGGCCACTGACAAGGCGCACCGGCAAATCGGTGCGCCCCGCATGGTGTTGTCGGACCCGGTGCCGCCGGTCAGGCCCCGGCGCGCGCCGCCACCCGCGCCTTCCGGGCGGCCAGCTTCTCGTCGAACTTCGAGGCCTCCGCGTCGAGACCGCCCATGAACAGGCCGAGTTCGTCCTGTGCCTGCTTCCCCTCCGGGCCGAGCCCGTCGATCTCCATGATCTTCAGGAAGCGCAGCACGGGCTGGAGGACGTCGTCGTGGTGGATACGGAGGTTGTAGACCTCGCCGATCGCCATCTGGGCCGCGGCGCGCTCGAAGCCGGGGATGCCGTGGCCGGGCATGCGGAAGTTCACGACGACGTCCCGCACGGCCTGCATGGTCAGGTCGGGGGTGAGTTCGAAGGCGGCCTTCAGCAGGTTGCGGTAGAAGACCATGTGGAGGTTCTCGTCGGTCGCGATGCGGGCCAGCATGCGGTCGCAGACCGGGTCGCCGGACTGGTGGCCGGTGTTGCGGTGCGAGATGCGGGTCGCGAGCTCCTGGAAGGCGACGTAGGCGATCGAGTGCAGCATCGAGTGACGGTTGTCGGACTCGAAGCCCTCGCTCATGTGGGACATGCGGAACTGCTCCAGCTTGTCCGGGTCCACCGCGCGCGAGGTGAGCAGGTAGTCGCGCATCACGATGCCGTGCCGGCCCTCCTCGGCCGTCCAGCGGTGCACCCAGGTGCCCCAGGCGCCGTCCCGGCCGAACAGCGAGGCGATCTCGTGGTGGTAGCTGGGGAGGTTGTCCTCCGTCAGAAGGTTGACCACGAGGGCGGTGCGGCCGATCTCGGTGACCTTGGACTGCTCCTTGTCCCAGGCCTCGCCGTCCTCGAACTGGCCGGGGAAGTTACGGCCGTCGGTCCACGGGACGTACTCGTGGGGCATCCAGTCCTTGGCGACCTTCAGATGGCGGTTCAGCTCCTTCTCGACCACTTCCTCGAGCGCGTACAGCAGCTTCGCGTCGGTCCACACGGACGGGCTGCCGAGGGGAGGAGAGGTGATCGTCACAGGAACTCCAGGGGGACGCCGTACAAGGGGGGATGAAACGGGGGTGAGCCGGCGAGCGGCGCCGGAACCTACGAGATCGTAGGCTACGAAGCCGTAGGTTACGAAGCCGTAGGTTAAGCGTGGCGTAAAGATCGCTGATCAGATGCCGTTCCGCTGCTGTACCGGGACATGTCAAAGAGCCCCGGGACGCGCAGGTCCCAGGGCTGTTGGGGTGATGGATCACACGATCAGGCGTACAGCCCCCGCAGGCGCACCGAGAGGCACGTCACACATCCCTCGAGCTTCTCGAACTCGCTGATGTCCACCGTGACCACCTGATGGCCGAGATCGGTGAGCAGTTCCTCCGTCTTGGGCGCGCTGTCCGCCATCAGGAGCTTGCTCCCGCCGAGCAGTACCACGTGCGCGCCGGCCTCCTCGGGCACCGCGAGGAAGCCCGGGAACAAGGAGGGGCGGTCCACGTTCGGGATGTGCCCGATCACCGTGCCGTCGGGCAGCGCGGTGACCGCCGACTTCAGATGCAGCACCTTGTTCACCGGTACGGCGACCACCCGCGCGCCCAGCGGCTCGAAGGCGGCCCGCACCTGCTGCACCCCGGCCGCGTTGGTGCGCCCGCCCCGGCCGACATAGATCGTGTCGCCGACCTTCAGGACGTCACCGCCGTCCAGGGTGCCCGGCTCCCAGATCCAGTTGACCGAGCAGCCGAGGCGGGCCACGGCCTCCTCGACCCCGGCGGTCTCGTCCCGCCGGGACTCGGCACCCGGCCGGGTGATCAACGCCACGTTCTTGTACATGACCACGGTGTCCTCGACGAACACCGAGTCCGGGCAGTCGTCGGCCGCGTCCACCTCGACCGTCTCCCAGCCGTGCGTACGCAGCGCCTCCACGTACGCCTCCCACTGCTCCACGGCGAGTTCCGCATCGACCTTCTCCCGCTCGATGTGCGTCACCAGGCCTTCGGCGAGGCGCGGGCTGGGGCGGCGGACGAGGGCCTTCTTGCTGGGCACGACGGGTCTCCGTATCGGCGGGTCGGTACGGCGCCACGATGCGGCGCCGATTCGCCATCATGCAGGCCCGGACCGGGCGGAGAAAACCCCGGCGCCGGGCCGTGTCCGGCCGAAGGCGCTCCAAGGGGGCCGAAGGCGCTCCAAGGGGACGGTCGGGAGGAGCGCCGACGGGACGGTCAGGCCGGGTCCCCGACCTCCTCGGGTGTCGTCTCCTTCAGTTCTCCCCCCTCCATGAGCAGCCAGCGGGTGATGCCGAGAGACTCGAGGAACGGCAGGTCGTGGCTGGCCACGATCAGCGCTCCCTCGTAGGACTCCAGGGCGGTCGTGAGCTGGCGCACGCTCGCCATGTCCAGGTTGTTCGTCGGCTCGTCGAGCAGGAGCAGCTGTGGCGCGGGCTCGGCCAGCATCAGCGCCGCCAGGGCCGCCCGGAAGCGTTCGCCGCCGGACAGCGTGGCCGCCTTCTGGTCGGCGCGGGCGCCCCGGAACAGGAAGCGGGCCAGACGCGCCCGGACCCGGTTGTCGGTGGCGCCCGGCGCGAACCGGGCCACGTTCTCGGCGACGGACAGCTCGCCGTCGAGGACGTCCAGCCGCTGCGGCAGGAACCGCAGCGGCACATGCGTCTCCGTCTCGCCCGCCACCGGTGCCAGCTCCCCGGCGATGGTGCGCAGCAGGGTCGTCTTGCCGGCCCCGTTGCGCCCGATCAGCGCGATCCGCTCGGGACCGCGCAGGTCGAGGACGCCGTCGACGCGCGCTCCGTACGCCAGTTCCAGTCCGTGCAGGGTGAGCACGTTCCGGCCCGGTGGCACGGCCGTGTACGGCAGGTCGACGCGGATCTCGTCGTCGTCCCGTACGGCGTCCACCGCCTCGTCGAGCCGCCCCTTGGCCTCGGCGAGCCTCTCCTCGTGCATGATGCGGTGCTTGCCCGCGGACTCCTGCGCCGCGCGCTTGCGTGCGCCCATCACGATCTTCGGTTCGCGCTTCTGGTCCCACATCTTCTGCCCGTAGCGCTTGCGGCGGGCCAGCTTGACCTGGGCGTCGACCAGTTCGCGCTTCTGCTTGCGAAAGTCCGCCTCGGCGACCCGCACCATGCGTTCGGCCGCCTCCTGCTCCACGGCGAGGGCCTCCTCGTAGGCCGAGAAGTTCCCGCCGTACCAGGTGATCTCCCCGGCACGCAGATCCGCGATCTGGTCGACCAGTTCGAGGAGTTCACGGTCGTGGCTGACGACGACCAGTACGCCCGGCCAGCACGAGACGGCCGCGTACAGCCGCCTGCGCGCGTACAGGTCGAGGTTGTTGGTGGGCTCGTCGAGCAGCAGTACGTCCGGGCGGCGCAGCAGCAGCGCGGCCAGGCGGAGCAGTACCGACTCGCCGCCCGACACCTCGCCGACCGTGCGGTCCAGGCCGATGGGCCCGAGACCGAGTTCACCGAGGGTGACGAGCGCACGCTCCTCGACGTCCCAGTCGTCGCCGACCGTGTCGAAGTGCTCCGCGGCCGCGTCGCCCGCCTCGATGGCGCGCACCGCGGCCCGCCGGGCGGCGATGCCGAGCGCCTCGTCGACGCGCAGGGCGGTGTCGAGCGTGACGTTCTGCGGGAGGTAACCGACCTCGCCGGTCACCTTGACGGTGCCGTCCGACGGGGTGAGCTCGCCGGCGATCAGCTTCAACAGGGTAGACTTTCCCGATCCGTTGACGCCGACGAGCCCGGTCTTGCCGGGGCCGAAGGCCACGTCGAGGCCGTCGAGGACGAGGGTGCCGTCGGGCCAGCCGAAGGACAGGGACGTACAGCTGAGGGAAGTGGACACAAGGGCCTCGCGGTTGCTGGATGCGGTCGGGGTGAACGCGTGTAGAGACACCACGAGGCGCGGACCGGGGAACCGGGGGCACACAAGGGCCCTGTGCCGGAGGACGGCTCGGACGCCGAGGTCGCACACGACGCACACACCCGACGGGTGTGACGCGGTGTCTCAGGACCTCAGACGAGCAACGTCCTTCTCCAATCGACGGCAACAGGACCGATGAACAACGTACGAGGGGTGCGTCGGGCCGTCAACGCAATAAAAAGCCGACGGCGACCGGCTAGGTCAGCAGGCGTCCCGCATCAATTCGGCCAGGCCGTGGTCGAGGTCCAGCTGGAGGTGTTCCAGGCCCTCGGGCACGAGCTCGTTCGTGGCCTGAAGGAACCGGCGGATCTCGCCCGTGCGCACGTGCACCACGGCGGTGCCCTCGGGGGCGTGGAACTCCAGGACGGTGCGGTCGTATCCGTACGGCCGCACCCGGACGTCGCCGCGGCCCTCCGGGCCGTGCAGGCCGGCGGAGAGGAGCTCGCGGGCGAAGCTCCAGCACACCTCGACGCCCTCCAGGGTGGCCGGGGCGGGGAAGGTCATCCGGACGGCGAACGGGTCGTGCCGGTCGTAGCGCAGCGTGGCGGGAATGCTCGGCATGCGCGGTGCGGCGGCGACGAGTCGGGCCTCTACGGGCTGCTCGATGACGGTGGACAACGCCTTGCTCCCTCGTGACGGCTGGACGAACTTCCGGGTGGCTGAGACCTGGCACTGGAAGAGACGACGGAATCAGCCAATCCGTGCACACGAATTTCGAGTGACCTCGGTCACCGCGTCCATGCACGCGAGCGTCAGGCGTGTTCCGCGCTGCCCCGCGCGGCGGTCGGGCCCCCTGGACGGTGCCGGGGCGGTGGGCTAGCTTCGCCCGCCATGAGGCGCTTGGGGAGCACGCGACGAACGAGACGTACGACCCGTACCAGCCGGACGGTGGCCGCGGGGGTGGCCTGCGGGGCCGCGCTCGCCGCGCTGATGCTCGCACCGGCGCACGCCGCGCCGCGGGGCGGCCACCGCGCACCGCACTGGGAACTCAAGGACACCGGCACCCCCGACATCCGCTACCGCGGGCTGTCCGCCGTCAGCCGCGACACCGCCTGGGTGGCCGGATCCGGCGGTACGGTTCTGCGCACCACGGACGGCGGGGCGAGCTGGCGGAACGTCTCTCCACCGGGCGCGGCCGCGCTGCAGTTCCGGGACAT
Encoded proteins:
- the ddaH gene encoding dimethylargininase encodes the protein MPSKKALVRRPSPRLAEGLVTHIEREKVDAELAVEQWEAYVEALRTHGWETVEVDAADDCPDSVFVEDTVVMYKNVALITRPGAESRRDETAGVEEAVARLGCSVNWIWEPGTLDGGDVLKVGDTIYVGRGGRTNAAGVQQVRAAFEPLGARVVAVPVNKVLHLKSAVTALPDGTVIGHIPNVDRPSLFPGFLAVPEEAGAHVVLLGGSKLLMADSAPKTEELLTDLGHQVVTVDISEFEKLEGCVTCLSVRLRGLYA
- a CDS encoding ABC-F family ATP-binding cassette domain-containing protein, which translates into the protein MSTSLSCTSLSFGWPDGTLVLDGLDVAFGPGKTGLVGVNGSGKSTLLKLIAGELTPSDGTVKVTGEVGYLPQNVTLDTALRVDEALGIAARRAAVRAIEAGDAAAEHFDTVGDDWDVEERALVTLGELGLGPIGLDRTVGEVSGGESVLLRLAALLLRRPDVLLLDEPTNNLDLYARRRLYAAVSCWPGVLVVVSHDRELLELVDQIADLRAGEITWYGGNFSAYEEALAVEQEAAERMVRVAEADFRKQKRELVDAQVKLARRKRYGQKMWDQKREPKIVMGARKRAAQESAGKHRIMHEERLAEAKGRLDEAVDAVRDDDEIRVDLPYTAVPPGRNVLTLHGLELAYGARVDGVLDLRGPERIALIGRNGAGKTTLLRTIAGELAPVAGETETHVPLRFLPQRLDVLDGELSVAENVARFAPGATDNRVRARLARFLFRGARADQKAATLSGGERFRAALAALMLAEPAPQLLLLDEPTNNLDMASVRQLTTALESYEGALIVASHDLPFLESLGITRWLLMEGGELKETTPEEVGDPA
- a CDS encoding SsgA family sporulation/cell division regulator, producing MSTVIEQPVEARLVAAAPRMPSIPATLRYDRHDPFAVRMTFPAPATLEGVEVCWSFARELLSAGLHGPEGRGDVRVRPYGYDRTVLEFHAPEGTAVVHVRTGEIRRFLQATNELVPEGLEHLQLDLDHGLAELMRDAC
- a CDS encoding RNA polymerase sigma-70 factor; the protein is MHAETDAAALENAAREFVAVRPQLFGIAYRVLGSRVEAEDVIQETWLRWQNTDRGGVREPMAFLTTVTARLAISSAQSARVRRESYVGPWLPEPVDTGQDPQLGAEKAEALELAVLFLLEKTNPVERAAYVLREAFDYPYRQIAEILKTSQANARQFVSRARKHLAAERRKPVGPDEHRRLLEAFLGAARTGDMSALEDVLASDVVSYSDGGGVRGASRIPVVGRSRVARYLVAFAPRFWDGADIRWVEANGRPAVLVSAHDGTVALLSVDVSAQGVERIMWVMNPAKFDPYVASLGG
- a CDS encoding acyl-ACP desaturase, yielding MTITSPPLGSPSVWTDAKLLYALEEVVEKELNRHLKVAKDWMPHEYVPWTDGRNFPGQFEDGEAWDKEQSKVTEIGRTALVVNLLTEDNLPSYHHEIASLFGRDGAWGTWVHRWTAEEGRHGIVMRDYLLTSRAVDPDKLEQFRMSHMSEGFESDNRHSMLHSIAYVAFQELATRISHRNTGHQSGDPVCDRMLARIATDENLHMVFYRNLLKAAFELTPDLTMQAVRDVVVNFRMPGHGIPGFERAAAQMAIGEVYNLRIHHDDVLQPVLRFLKIMEIDGLGPEGKQAQDELGLFMGGLDAEASKFDEKLAARKARVAARAGA